The Candidatus Edwardsbacteria bacterium nucleotide sequence GTGGTCTATGAAATATTTCCGGCCGGTGAGATCCCTGGTGAATCCCCGCACCCGATAGTCGATCACGGCAATATCGGAATAGAAAGCGTCCAGCAGGTAGTTCAGGGCCTTAAGCGGCGAGATCACCCCGCAGGTGGAGACGTCGATATCGGCCCGGAAGGTACTGATGCCGTTGTAGGGATGGCTCTCGGGATAGGTATGGACGGTGATGTGGCTCTTGTCCAGATGGCCCACCACCGCTTCCGACTGGATATTCTCGGCCGGGGCGTCGGGAAAATCTGGATAGTCAGTTTGTACGTGCTGTTCCGAGATCAACATGGTGACGCTGGCGCCCTGGGGATCGTAATCCTGCTGGGCGATATTCAGCACCTTGGCCCCGATGATGGAGGCCACCTCTTTGAGTATCTTGGTCAGCCGGGCGGCGTTATATTCCTCGTCGATGTATTTGATATAGTCCTCGCTGTACTTGAGCCCCTTGGCATGGCAGATATCGTACATGTTAAAACTGAGGGTCTTGGTCAGGTTGTTGAAACCGTAGAGTTTCAGTTTTTTGATGGGCTTGACCTCGATCCGGGTATCCTTGGCCCTGAAAATATTTTTTTCCTTGTATTTCACCATCTCTTTGGCCTCTGATTAAAGAATGAATTCATAAACGGGTATATTATAGAACTAATCGACCTTAATATCAATAGATAAAATTAATTAACGGGATTTATTTGATAGTGGTGGGGCGAAATTATGATGCCTGCACCTTTGCTGGATATATACTTTCCTGCTCCCAGTTAGTGAAATAAAATTTGTTTAAAATTATCTTGACAAACCAGTCCTTAAGCATTATAATGAAGTCAATCCGCTGATGCGGAGGTGGATGGCCAAGTGCTATCGGAATTGGGGCTTGCAAAAGCCCCTTTTCTTATTATATAAACTTTTTGCCATAAATCAAAGCATTTCGTTTATAATATTTTTTCTGCAAAATATCTGATATACTTTGTGCAAAAATCGTAATATTGTTCGAAATACCTTGGTCAGAGAGAATTTCATCGCGGCTGTCGTGCGCCAAAAGATCAGCAATCTGAAGACCACTTATATTATTAAGTTTGGGCTTAACCTTAAGCTCTTTGCTTGTTAAACTTTCTTGAAACTTATCAGGGGCAACGTAGTCTGTGCCTTTTTCAATAAGCCCGCGAAAAGATGCTTTTAATCTCATATCAGCTTTACCCCCTCTAGACTCAGCCATCACATCGCCCTTGCACCCTTTTTGCTCTAAAAAGAACACATATCTTTCCAATAGAACTGCCAAACAATAATGGTACGGATCATATCTCCATGTGTTGTACGTTTCTCTGTGCTTTTTTTTATCAATGCATACTGTCATTACAGTATATTGCCAGGCGTTCAATAATTTAAGAAGTTCACCATCAAAAGATGCTCTTTTCTCTGGATTTTTTAAACATTCAAACGGGGATTTGGAATTTATCATTTCTTTTCTGTGGAATATTACCGGCTCATCTGAATGATAGGTAAAATAATCACGTTTTATTTTCTCCATTTGCGGATGAATTACAAAATCAGCATGCCTTAGCTCTATGATTATTCCAGTAAGACTAAGATATCTGTGATTTGGGTTGTTTGAGCTATCTAAATCTGGGTTCCCAACTTCGTCAATATAAATCCGATACTTCATAAATAGCCATTTCGTTTAAAATACTTATTCTTCCTACCACCCCACTGCCAACCCCAGCTCCAGCGGAGTCTCGATCACCATTTGATCGAAAGTCATTAAAAACCCATAATCCAAAGTTATGCCCACCCGGCGGGTAAGGGGAAACTTTATCCCGGCGCTTATTTGGCCGAAGGGCCGATAAACGGTCTCCCCGGTTCCCGAGACCATTATGGTGTCAGTCGTGCCTGCAAAACCTCCTTCGGTGATCACCGTCAACTGCCCGACATGCGAGGCCATCACTCCCAGTCCCAATTTTAGGTTGGTGCCCATGATGGCCCGCGGTCTGATCAGCTTAAGGTACAGGCTCACCGGAACCTGCCAAGAGGCCTGGCCGGTCCAGACCAAGGTTTGTCCGCCTACCCCGGTGATCTCCGCGCTTCCAGCAGGCTGCTTGCTGAATGTCTGGTAGGAGCCGGAACCGCCAAATGCCAGCCAGTCCTTGGCCCGGTATTCCAGCCCGCCACCGGCCTGCCAGCCGCTCTCCCATAGCGAGAAGGGTTTGTCATCAAACCCGTTCTCCGCCCAGTCAGGGCTGGCGTTGCCCAGCCAGCCGAGGTTGAGGTTGACGCTCCACTGGGCCAGGGCCGCCGCCGGCACAATGGTCAGCAGCAGGATTAGGGATATGGTTTTTTTCATGATCTCCTTGTGTCATCCGTTCAAAACAGATTGTAACCGCTGCCCGGCTACAGAGTCCTGTTCCCCAATTATCTATCCCCTATGATCCATTCCCTATTTTCCCCACCGGTGCCACGTAGACCACGAACTCGTCCCTGCCGTCCAATTGGCACAGCTTATCAAACAATTTCTGGTTATAGGCCCCGATGGCGCAGGTTCCGCAGCCGATGGACTCGCAGGCCAGATAAAGGTTCTGGCAGAGGTGCCCCGAGTCCTGCAGAATGATCTTCTTAGCTTCCAGGGAGTAGCGCCACTCCGTCTTGTACGGGACCGCACTCCAGATGAATGTTACCGCGCAGTTGCCTACGAAATCCTGGCCCAGGGCCGCCTTGGTCAGTTTTTTGGGCATCGAGGCGGGGCTGAAAAGTTTCACCAATTTATGGTCCACCGGCTGATAGCGATATATTCCATTTTTCAGGCCGGCAACATTGTTGACCGCCAGGTAGGTCTCGAAGGGATGCATGCATCCGCCCGACGGCACGGTGCGGAAAGCAACCAGGTTTCCCCTCATGCTTTTGACCCCCTGGGTGGCCCACAGTAGGTACGACAACTCGTTCAAAGATAACGGATCGTCCGTGTACTTGCGGCGGCTCTTGCGGTCGCCGATACAGTCGAAGATGTCAGATTTCTTTATGACCGATTTGTCCGGCTGAGGCAGTTCAATGACCTCGGCGCCGGCGGGATATTCCTTCTGCAGCGGCCCGCGCTCGATCCCCCTGGTCTGGTCCGATATCACCTTCTCCAACTTAATGAACCCGGCCTTCATCGTCTCCCGGAACTTCAGGGTCTGCTTTTTGGATTTAACTGTGCTCTGCTCCAATTTTCCCACCCTGGCTCCGATGCCCTCGATCTGCCGCGAGATCTCCTGCAGGGCTTGCTGCTCCTTCTCCGGAGGCAGCGCCCCTGTCTTTGAGACCTCGTCCTTGATGTATCCATCCCAGCCGGACGGCAGTGATTTATAAAATTCTTCTGCCAAAGGCTGGTCGGCATTTTTTATCAGGCTGCAGAATGCCTCCTTGAGGCCCTTTTCGCTTTCCACCATGTCGCCCACCAGGGTTTTGCGTTCCAGAACCCCCAAGGCGATGATCTTTTTGATGATATCGGACATTTTTATTTTACCTCCATGTTTATGTTTTTTTTCTTTTTATTTTATAATAAAGTATAAAAGCGTATATGCAAGCATTTACCGTTAACGCCAAAATCCCAAATGCTATCTGCATGTTTCTGGTCAGCACGTCGGGATAGATAACCGGGATAATATAATGTTCAATAAAACCAGAACTGTATATTTCCCTGCCGCCTGAATATCTAAGCCAGTTTTCCAACGGCGTCAATGGGCAGATACCTCCGCTGAACTCAATTGCCGCCCCCCAGATAAACGCCGGCACATGAAACCATAAAATTTTTCTCCATTTAAAGCACAGCAAACCGCCCAATATAACAAATACGATAAAAAGAAGGTGTATCAGCACAACAATATCAGCTAATATTAAATAAGCCATTTTACACCATAATAAAAATATCAGATTTATTTTATTAGAATAATAAAATCAGCGTAAGTAGTCGCTGAAGCAGCCAATCATAGTAGCATCTAGATAGGTAAGCTGAACATTGGGGAGAGCCTGCGTGGGCAGGGATGGGTACCTGGATTCCCTCTTTCGAGGGAATGACATGCGTAGCCCGGCGTTGCAGCCAGGGGCGAAGCACTCACATCAATTTCCAAAACACAATGCCCTTTCGCAAACCCACTTCGCCGAAGTAGCCAATCGTAATATCACCTCGCTACGTAGGCTGAATGACCCTCTACCATGCTGGGTCGGATACCAAACCCAAGCTTAGCCGATGAACCGGCCAAGGCGGGTCTTAGGGGAGCGGCCACGGCCAGTGTTGCTGGCACAATCAGAATTGCATAATTGTTTTCGGCGGGTTAATAGCGTGGTCTGTTTTGAAACCGTCAGTTTGCCGTCCCCTAAAACTTCTCTTTGTAGCTTTCTCTTGGTTACAAGAGAAAGCGGAAGAACCTTTTCTGGATTCCCGTCGTCAAGGGAATGGCATGCAGGGTTATTGGTATGTTACTGTGCGAAGAAACTTCGCCCCTACGATAATATTACTCTCTCCTTACGGGCGAGGGATCAAGGGAGGGGTCGGGAGCCTTAGGTCAAAGGGCGAATCGTTCAGATTCGCCCTTTTTATATTCACGGATTATCTATCTCACTTCGCTGCCGGGATCGGTCTTCCTCTGCGGATTAAGTATCACCACCCCATCCTTATCCTGGGCCGCCAGCAGCATGCCGTGCGATTCCAGCCCCCGGATCTTGGCCGGCTTGAGATTGGCCACGATCACCACCTGCTGTCCCACCAGCGATTCCGGAGTGTACCACTGGGCGATACCGGCCAGCACCTGCCGGGTCTCCTGACCCAATTTGACCTGCAATCTCAGCAGTTTGTCGGCATTGGGAACTTTCTCGGCCGAAATGATCTCGGCGGTGCGCAGTTTTATCTTTTTGAAATAATCTATATCTATCAGATCTTCATCAACAATTTCCGATTTTTCAGTTCCTGATTCCAGTATTTTATTTTCTTCCATATTCTTTTTCCCTTCGTCTTTATTCACAGAGGTTAACGGTTGTATTAATCCAACAGAAAAACCTTTTTGTAAATTAAAATCTTTAAAGTTTACTCCTTCACCAATTTTCGGAAACAATTGCTCAACTGGACCGATCGCATGCCCTGATTTAATATGTCCCCACCTGAGGGCATTGATATTAACATCCTTGTCCTCAACGCCTAATTTTGTCAACAGTTGCCCGCATTTTTGTGGCATAACAGGCGAAAGTAATACAGCTGAAAAATGCAATACTTCTGTGGCAACATATAATATTGTGTTAATATCTTGATATTTTTTCCCTTTATGAAGTTTCCACGGTTCAGTTGCATGAATATAGCGGTTAGTAAGTTTGATTAAATATATAATAGACTCTATTGCTTTATTTGGGTCAAGGCATTCAACATGCTCTTTAACAGTTTCTACAATTCTATTTGTTTCTTCTATTAAACCTTTATGTATTTTAGATTGGATATAGCTATCATTAGGTTTACTAGGTATTTTGCCTTCACAATATGAATTAATCATTTTTAATACGCGACTGGCCAAATTCCCAAAATCATTGGCCAAGTCACTATTAATACGCATTACCAAGCTCGCTTCGGAAAATATTGAATCTGCCCCAAGTGTCATATCTCTCATCAAAAAATATCTAAATGGGTCAACGCCATATTTATCTACCAAATCCAAAGGTTTTACCACATTACCCAATGATTTTGACATTTTAGTATCACCTACCAGCCACCAACCGTGCGCCAGTATTGTCTGAGGGGTCTTGACCTTCATGGCATGGAGCATAGTAGGCCAGTAGACCGAATGGGTGGTCAGAATGTCCTTGCCCAGCAGGTGCAGGGCGGAGGGCCAGAATTCCTGATATTTTCCATCGTCCGGAGAATGGTAGCCCAGCGCCGAGATATAGTTGATCAGAGCGTCGAACCAGACATAGGTAACGTAATCATGGTCAAAGGGCAGTTCTATGCCCCAAGCCAGCCGTTTCTTGGGCCGGGAGATGCACAGGTCGTTCAGCGGTTTTTTTAAGAAGCCCAGTACTTCGTTCTTCCGGGTCTCGGGTTTGATCGTCATCCGGCCGGAGGTTATCTCGTCTATCAGCCATTGCTGGTGCTGCGACATCTTGAAGAAATAGTTCTTCTCCGTGATCTTGGACACCGGCCGCCCGCAGTCTGGGCAGTTGCCGTCCTTGATGTCCTTCTCTGTCCAGAACCTTTCGTCGGGGGTGCAGTACCAGCCGTCGTATTCGGCCGGATAGATCTGGCCCTGGTCGTAAAGCTCCTGCAGGACTTTTTTGACCACCGCCTGATGGCGGACCTCGGTGGTGCGGATGAAATCGTCGTTGGTTATCTCCAGCTTTTTCCACAGGCCAGTAAAGCGGGCGGACATCTGGTCGCAATGCTCCTGCGGGGAAACGCCCCGCTTGACCGCCGCCTCCTGCACCTTTTGGCCGTGCTCGTCCAGGCCGGTCAGAAAAAAGCTTCTATCTCCGAAAAGCCGGTGATAGCGGGTCAGCACGTCCGCCAGGATGGTGGTGTAGGCGTGCCCGATATGAGGCTCGTCATTGACGTAATAGATGGGTGTGGTTATGTAAAAATTCTTCATTTCTGCTTGATCTCCGAAAAAGGGAACCAGGCGTGGCCCTCGTCGAACTTGACGTGTATCCTCTGCTTGAAGATGTCCACCTTGTAGACGGTGCCGTCGCCCTGCGGGGTATTCACCACCGAGCCCACCTTGGGCAGGTGGCTGTAGGATTCCTCGTAAAAAGCGTCCTCATACATCAAGCAGCACATCAGGCGGCCGCACAGGCCCAGCATCTTGCTGGAGGTCATCGACATGTTCTGCTCCTTGGCCATCTTCAGGGTGACCGGCTCGAAGTTGTTCAGCCAGGCCACGCAGCACAGCTGGCGGCCGCACTGGCCGTAGCCGCCCACCCGCCGGGCCTCGTCCCGAACCCCTATCTGGCGCATCTCAATCCGGCCCTTGAACATGGTGGCCAGGTCCCGCACCAGGTTCCGGAAGTCCACCCGCTTCTCGGCGGTGAAGTAGAAGATCAGCTTGCTGCCGTCGAAGCGCGACTCCACGTCCACCAGGCTCATATGAAGTTGGTGCTTGGCCACCAGGTTCTGGCAGGCCAAATAGGCCTCCTCTTCGCGTTTGTGGTTGGTCTGCAGTTTGGCCAGATCCTCTTCGGTGGCCTTGCGCAGGACCTCCCCGGAGCGTTTCATCTTCTCGCGGAACTGAACGTTGTTGCGGACCACCGTCCCGATCTCCTCGGAGCTGTCGTAGGTGACCACCACCAACTCCTGGGGCATCAGGCTCAGCTCCTGGGGGTTGTTGTAGTATGTTCCCCGGGCCTGTTTAAAATGAACCTCAATCAGAGGTGAAGGCATCTTCCTCTCCTTGCGTTGTATTGCAGGCTGACAGCAGGCACAGCCTGGGGGTTACGTTTCGCTCCAGCGCGATCCTGGCCTTTTCAATGGCCCGGACCATCTCCGAAAGCTTCTGCTGGTCTATTCTTTTCCCGATGTCCGACAGCTCGGCCTGCCGGTCGGCATTCAGTATCTTTCCCGTTACTTTTAGATGCACCAGGTCGGCGACCACCGCCGACAGCATCTCCAGTATCCTGGCCGGGCGCCCCCGGTCCCGGGCTATCTGATCGATGGTCTCCACCATTTCCCATTGCTGGCCGTCCACCGCCGCCTTCAGCAGCTTGACGGCCAGGTCCCTTTCGGACAGCAGGTCCTGATCGGTCATCTGCAGGGCCCTTCCCAGGCTGTTGCCGGAAAGCTCGGCCAGCAGGCCGGCGGCCCGGGGATCCTGCCCGTGGTCTTTGACCAGGGACTTTATTACCTCCTCCTGCGGCAGGGGCTCGAACCGTACCTTCTGGCAGCGCGACAGAATAGTTGGCAGCAGGGCATTGGGCCGGTCGGTGGTCAGGATGAAATTGGTGGTGGGCGATGGTTCCTCCAGGATCTTCAAAAAAGCGTTGGCCGCCTCGGTGGTCATGGCCTCGACCCCGGTTATCAGCACCACCTTGCGTTTCCCTTCGTATGGCAAAAAACCCAGCCTCTCCTGCAGCTCGCGGATGTCGTCGATGGAGATGGCAATCGGCCGGCTGCCGAAATCGAAAGCCTGGTGGGGCTGAGCCTCTTTCTCCTTGAGCATCTCCGAGATCTCCTCGGCCAGTTTCCGCTTGTCGCTATCCGACGAGGGATGGGGCCGGGGGAACAGGTAGTGGAAATCGGGATGGATATAGGCCTCGGTCTTATGGCAGGAGTTGCACTGCCGGCAGGGCTGGTCGCTCTCGGACTGGCAGTTGAGGGCCATCACCAGTTCCATGGCGGCCAGTTCCTTGCCCACCCCGTCCGGCCCGTAGAACAGATAGCTCTGGGCCAGCCGGTCCTCGGTCCAAGCCTGCCGCAATATTTTCTTGGCCACGCTCTGGCCTATGAGATTATCGAAAAGCACTTGTAAAACAAAAATATTTCTTGTTTAATTATGAATACCGTTTTCACGGAAATGATAAGAATATCAAACCTGGCTTAAGGTCGCCTATGCTCTGTCGCTGAATAGAGGAGGCCGTCCGCTTACACATTATATTGGGCTTCCTCGAGTGCCATAGCTTTAGCGGAGGCACTTGGGAATTTGGCGATGTCTGAGCAAAGCGAGTTCGTCAAATTTAGGCCGACAGTTTGGGGCTACCGGGCAGAGCATCAGCGACAAGTTCTCTTTCCTACTTTCTCTTCAAAGAGAAAGTGGGAAGAATACAGTCCGGTTCCAATTTTATCTTAATGCCTGCATTTAGGAAAGGGACCCCCTGTTTTTCGAAGACAAGTTTCTTGGGAATGACAAAGCGAGATTGCTTCGTTTGCCCGGCTTCGAGGCTTCCTCGCAATGACCGCCCTGACAGGCGGTCCGGTGCGGCCCCTGTCATCCATGATCCATAAACTATTATCGGTGTTTATTCCAGCTCCTTGACCTGTTTGTTGCGGATGGTCATCAGTTTGGACTTGGGCATGGCTCCCTGACTACCGAAGGCGAACTGGCCGGAGGCCCCCTGGCTGGCGTTCTCGGCCTGGTTCAGGGCTTTTTGCAGATCCTCCCGGGTGGAGGCCCCCTTCTGCAGGGCGGCCAGCATCACCTTGGCGCCGTCATAGGCCTGGGCAGACAGCTTGGAAGGCGCCTTGCCGTAGGCCTTCTTATAGCTCTCCTCGAATTTGGCCGCGGCCTGGGCCAGGCTGGAACCGGAGGACAGGGTGGCGAAGATGGCCCCCTCCACATAGGTTCCGCCCTTGGAGGTGACCTTGGGGTCGCCCCAGCCATCGGACCCCAGCAGCTGCACCTTCAGTTGATTGTAGACCAGCTGCGGCGCGATCATGATGATGTCATTGGGCGTGGTCGGTATGAACACCGCTTGGACTTTTCCGGCCTTCAGGGTCTCGGCCTGGGCCTTGAAGTCGGTGGTGCCCGGTTCGTAAGAGACCGAGACCGCCACCCTGGCCCCCAGGTTCTTGGCCTGTTGAACGAAGGCTTCGGCCACCGCCGCCCAGCCGGGATCGTTGGGATACATCACCCCCAGCGTTTTCATTCCCAGCTTATTCACCGCGCAATCGGCCAGGGCCGCCCCCTGCCAACTGATGCTCTGACTCAGCTGGAATATATACGGCCCCAGAGTGGAGATCCTCTCCTCCGAGGCGGTGGGCGACAAAAACGGCACGTTCTTGAGGTTGGCAATTCCGGCCGCCGCGCTGGTGGGCCCGGACAGCACCTCGCCGATGATCCCGATTACCTGGCTGGTGTCGCTCAGCCGAATGGTGGCCTTGATGGCGTCGATGATGTCGCCCTTGGTGTCTTCAATGATCAGCTTGATCTTATTGGTGGTGGTCTTGTTATATTCGGTAAAAGCCATGTTCACCCCCTCTTTGACCGCGGTGCCGTACTCGCCGTACCGACCGCTTAAGGGGACGATCAGGCCCACCTTGCGCCCGACATCGCCCACCGGCACCACCGGCTTATTGTCCTTGAGTGATGCCAGAACCGGTTTGGCCAGTCCAGCCTCCTGGCTGGCGGGGTATTTTTTAACGATCTCCTGCAGTATCTTGATAGCTTCGCTGTTGTTCTTGGCGTCCAGCTCCTTCTGGGCCAGCTTCAGCCCCAGGGCCGGGGCCATCTCGGATTCGGGATATTTTCGGAAAAGTATCCGCAGCTGCCCGTCGGTAAGCCTCTCCTCGATCATGGCGGAAAGCGGCAGCAGCAGGGCCTCGCGCTCGTCCCCGGTCCTGGCGGCCTCCAGCCCCTCGATATACTGCTGCCCGGCTTTCAGGTGATCCTGGCTGGTGAAATAGCAGTCGCCCAGCAGTTTCTTGGTCATGGGATATTCCTTGGACTGGGGATATTTTTCGGCCAGCATCCAGCCGTTCTTCAGGGCCAGGTCCAGCTCGTTAAGATCGTAGCGGCTCTTGGCCGAAAGATATATGGCCTCGGGGACATAATTTGAGCCGGGATATTTGGCCAGCATCTCCTGGGTGGCCCCGATGGCTTCCCTGGGTTTGTGTTCCGCGTAAAGACTCCGGGCTTTTTTTATGAAGTCCTCGGCTCCGGCGTCCTGGTCGTTGACCTGAACCGTTTTGGCATCATCCTTCTTGACCGGCTTCTTGTCCACCGCCGGCTGCAGGGTAGCGCAGGATACGGTAAAGGCCAATAAAATTAATAAATAAAATCTCCTCATCTTCATCTCCGTAAAATATATGTTCGTCTCTATTCTGTTTTAAAAAATACCCTTGTAAGTATAACAGCCCTTTATTTTTATGTCAACATCAAAAGACCGGCGAAAGGTCTACATTTTCCTGCCGATGGCCCAATGCACCGGCATTATCATCCCTCTGTCGTCAGTCATTATTTCCATTGACTCCAGAGCCTCCCTCGGATATCCCAGTTTATGCAACAAATTCCACTCCTGCCGGAACAATTCGGGATTCTGTTCAAATGTTATCTTATCATTTACCGATCCCACGATTGTTTTAAGCCCGACCTTAGCAAAGATGCTCCCCAGCTTTTTGCCGATATCCGGATCAGCTCCTTTTTTCGCCAGATCGGTCATCAGGAATTCCTTGATGGATGGATGGCTGCCGGGAAAATCCTGCCGCGCCGAGTAATCGGGTTCGGCCAAGACCGCCAATTTCCCGCCCTTTTTAAGGACTCTCCGGCATTCATTGCATACGACATCGGGATGCCTGGCCCACAGCCAAAAATAATGAGTGACTATCAGGTCAACTGATTCATCGCCAAAGGGAAGTTTTTCGGCATCGCCGGCCAGCCATACCGGTTTTACTTTATCTGAGATTTTATTTTGGGCAAAGTCCAGGGCCGATGTGTCGCTATCCAACCCATAGATTGTCGAATCGGTGCGGCCAGCCAGCTCTCCGGCGATCACCCCGGTGCCGGAGCCGATCTCCAAAATGTTCTTACACCGGGCGATCTCAAGCCGACGGTAAAGGTAAAGTCTCAAGGCCCGGGTCCATTCCGCCTGCCGGACGTAGCGCTGGTGCCACCAAGCCAGATCTTGGGGGTTTAAATTTCTTGACAAACCAATATCCATATAATATCATGTTTTAGTAATTGAGGAGGCCCGAATGGTCATCGCGAGATCGCCTTGATTTTTCGGCCGCCGAATTCGGTCCATAGATTGCTTCGTAAGACTGGCCTTGGGGTTAAACTCGCAATAACTGGAACCAACCTTATAGTTTCAGTATTGATTATACCAAAAAACCAGCCAACATCAAATTAAAAGAGCGGATATAAAATGAGAAAAATAATAGTTTTATCATTGCTGGCCCTGGCGGCATTGGCCGGGCCGGGTCTGGCTCAGGACTACAGCTTCACCCTGCCGCGCAACACCTCCTGGCTGGTGATAACCCCTGCCGGCCAGGCCGACCTTTATTATGAACTGACCTTCATTTGCGACCCGGGCGCCCACCCCATAGACATCGTGGATATCGGAATGCCCAACGGCAGTTATCAGATTAACGGCGCCATGGCTCGGATCGGCCAGACCGAGCTGGACGATATCCGGGTCTCGGAATACGTCAAGCCTTACGGGGTGGAGGTCCACCTGGGCAAAAAAACCATCCGACCCGGCGACTCGGCCACGCTGTTCTTCAACATCCATCTGGAAAAGCTGCTGTATCGCGATTCAAAGGACCGGGACTATGTCTCCTTTGAATTTTCCCCCACTTGGTACGGCTCCAAATATGTCAGCGGCTCCACCCGCCTGGAATGCAATTTTTCTTTTCCGCCCGGCATGGGCCCGGATGAGCCCCGCTATCATCAAAAACAGTTCACCGAAGCATGGCTGGATACCGTTGAGAACGCCGTGGTCTACCGCTGGGTGCTGGGCAGCGCCGACCCCGACCGGCAGTACACCTTCGGAGCCTCGTTCCCGGCCAAGTATGTGCCCAAGGGGGCGGTCAAACAGCCGGCTCCTTTCTGGCAGAAGATGATCGGCGGTATCTTTGGTTTCATTGTCGGCATCTTCAAATTCTTCTTCAGCACCATCGTCTTCTGGATATTCGGAATAGCAATATTCTTCGGTGTCCGCCAGCAGAAAACCCGCCGTATGAAATACCTGCCGCCGGAGGTTTCCATCGAGGGGGTGGGCATCAAACGGGGCTTGACCGCGCCCGAGGCCGGCATCATCCTGGAGATGCCGCTGGACAAGGTGCTGAGCATGGTGCTGTTCGGGTTGATTAAAAAAGAAGCGGTGGAGGTTACCGACCGCGAACCCAAACTGCGGATAAAGGTTCTTAAGCCCGAACTGGCCGCCCTGCCCTATGAGAAGAGTTTTCTGGAGGCCCTGGACAAATACGGCCTGCCGGATGAGATCAAACTGCGGGAGGTGGCCATCAAATTAATCAAGGATGTCAACGACAAGATGAAGGGGTTCTCCCGCAAGGACACCGCCGCCTATTACCGCGGCATCATCGCCAAGGCCTGGAAGCAGGTGCAGGACGCCCAGACACCGGAATTGAAGAGCCAGCCCCTGGAGGATCAGTTCGACTGGATGATGATGGACGGCGATTACAAGAACCGCATGACCCAGCATTACGGCACCGGAGATGTGTTTCTGCCACTCTGGTGGGGCCGGTCGGGATACGGTTATCATTACGGCGGCGGGGGTACCACCGTAAAGACTTCGGGCGGAACGGGGGTGCAGATGCCCAAACTGCCAGGCGCCGATTTCGCC carries:
- a CDS encoding penicillin-binding protein activator, producing the protein MRRFYLLILLAFTVSCATLQPAVDKKPVKKDDAKTVQVNDQDAGAEDFIKKARSLYAEHKPREAIGATQEMLAKYPGSNYVPEAIYLSAKSRYDLNELDLALKNGWMLAEKYPQSKEYPMTKKLLGDCYFTSQDHLKAGQQYIEGLEAARTGDEREALLLPLSAMIEERLTDGQLRILFRKYPESEMAPALGLKLAQKELDAKNNSEAIKILQEIVKKYPASQEAGLAKPVLASLKDNKPVVPVGDVGRKVGLIVPLSGRYGEYGTAVKEGVNMAFTEYNKTTTNKIKLIIEDTKGDIIDAIKATIRLSDTSQVIGIIGEVLSGPTSAAAGIANLKNVPFLSPTASEERISTLGPYIFQLSQSISWQGAALADCAVNKLGMKTLGVMYPNDPGWAAVAEAFVQQAKNLGARVAVSVSYEPGTTDFKAQAETLKAGKVQAVFIPTTPNDIIMIAPQLVYNQLKVQLLGSDGWGDPKVTSKGGTYVEGAIFATLSSGSSLAQAAAKFEESYKKAYGKAPSKLSAQAYDGAKVMLAALQKGASTREDLQKALNQAENASQGASGQFAFGSQGAMPKSKLMTIRNKQVKELE
- a CDS encoding class I SAM-dependent methyltransferase, coding for MSRNLNPQDLAWWHQRYVRQAEWTRALRLYLYRRLEIARCKNILEIGSGTGVIAGELAGRTDSTIYGLDSDTSALDFAQNKISDKVKPVWLAGDAEKLPFGDESVDLIVTHYFWLWARHPDVVCNECRRVLKKGGKLAVLAEPDYSARQDFPGSHPSIKEFLMTDLAKKGADPDIGKKLGSIFAKVGLKTIVGSVNDKITFEQNPELFRQEWNLLHKLGYPREALESMEIMTDDRGMIMPVHWAIGRKM